Genomic segment of Methanoculleus horonobensis:
GGAATCCCGTCGCGCATGTAAACAATGTGACTGCCTTTCCCGCCCTTCCGGTGAAACCCAAAGGTCTCCGCCGCACGGCAGAGGTCTTCGAACCGCACGTTCTTCGGGTTGTGCTTCAGATGCTCGTAGATTTCACGCCGGTTCATGCGGAGCACCCTTGCAGTTCACCTCGCCTGATCTTCTCCTCGATCAACTCGTTCTGCAGCATCCGCACGAGCTCCAGGTTCTTGAGCACGCCCTTGCTTATCGCCTCCTGCGTATCCACCCCGTCGCAGCGGTGGAGTTTGTCTGGTATATGGGTGAACTCGAAGACCTCGCGGTCGCGCAAGAGCGTCTGGTTGTAGCGATGAGTCTCTCTGCCTCATGTGTAAGCAATTAGAGAGCGGTTATATGAACCCGCGCCGTGGTCAGGGTGAAAGTGAACAAGTACATCTAGCAGCACCCCTGGCATGGTGTATGACAATTTTACGGCGCAATACCCGGGATCGGAGAATCCTGCCGATGTTCGACAGTCTTTGAAGGCTATTTGGAGGGCCTGGATGGATAGGCGTTCTTGAGGAATAGCCGATTCAAACTAATCCAGGCAGCAGATGCTTATATCTCCTGCAGAAATCACGGTAAGCAGTTGTGAGGGAAATAAGAAGGCCAGGGCCGAGATTCGAACCCGGGTCGAGGGATCCACAGTCCCTTAGGATAACCGACTACCCCACCCTGGCAAGGTACTCATTATAGTTGGTAGTCGGATTTGATTAAGGTATCTCTTCACTGTGCCGGCATCAGACGCCGTCTCGGGGGTCACGGACACACGGCTGGCCAGAGGGCGGGAGCGTTGAGCACCCTCAGGTGAGAGTAGCGACGTTCCGCCGGGAACAAAGCTCGAGCACCCCCGGGTGCGAGCGTCCGGAGCATGAGAAGACCGAAGATCTTCGGGGAACGACAGATGGAACATCCAGAGTTTGAGCGCCGAAGGTGTGAATCGGCGAGGTGAATTATTAATAGACGCCATGTTCTATAACGTACCAGTGTTCCGGGCGCCGAGCGACGCCCCGGGGGTAGGGGAATCACCCCGACTCTGGTGTGATTCAGGAAAAGCGACCAATATCTCGGGATTTTTTCGGGTTTATTCGTCCATACAGTATATACCGGAAGGTGATTATCATGGCAAAGGAATCAACGATCAGGACCCCCATCGTCTGCGTGATGGGCCACGTAGATCACGGCAAGACATCGCTCCTTGACCGGATCCGGGGCTCGTCCGTGGTATCTACCGAAGAAGGCGCGATTACACAGCATATCGGCGCCACACTTGTTCCCATCGATGCAGTCACCCGCATGGGCGGGGCCCTGAGCAAGATCAGCGTCAATGTCCCGGGCCTCCTCTTCATCGACACCCCCGGGCACCACGCCTTCACCACCCTTCGTGCGCGCGGCGGGGCGCTTGCCGACATGGCGATCGTCGTGGTGGACATCAACGAGGGCTTCCGCCCACAGACGATCGAGGCGCTCCAGATCCTGCGCAACTACAAGACGCCGTTCGTCATCGCGGCAAACAAGGTCGACCGCATCCACGGCTGGCGCGTCCAGGAGAATCAGCCGTTCTTGAAGACGTTTGCGCAGCAGAACGAGCGCGTCCAGGGTATGGTCGAGACGAAGGTGTATGAACTCGTCGGCAAACTCTCCGACCTCGGGTTCAACTCCGAGCGGTTCGACCGGGTCTCGGACTTCGCGCGAAACATCTGCATCGTCCCGACGAGCGCCATCACCGGGGAAGGCCTTCCCGACATCCTCATGGTTCTGATCGGGCTTGCCCAGCGCTACATGACCGAGAGCCTCAAGGTCAGCGCCGAAGGTCCCGGCGCCGGCACCGTGCTCGAGGTGAAGGAGGAGCGGGGGCTCGGGATGACGCTTGATCTGATCCTCTACGACGGCACCCTCAAGGTCGGGGACGAGATCGTCGTCGCGGGGAACGACCAGATCATCGAGACGAAAGTGCGCTCCCTCTTAAAGCCCCGCCCGATGAGCGAGATCCTGATCGAGGAGCGGTTCGAGCGCGTCAAGTCCATCACCGCCGCAGCGGGTATCAAGGTCGCCGCCCCGAAACTCGACGGGGTCATCGCGGGCTCCCCTCTCCGCGTCGTCCGCGGCGGCAACCGGGACGAGGTGATTGAGCGCGTTCGCCACGAGGTTCAGGACATCGAGGTGAACCTCTCCGATGTCGGCGTCATCATCCGGGCGGACACCATCGGTGCCCTCGAAGCGCTCTCGAAGGAACTCGAAAGTCACCAGATCCAGGTGATGCGGGCGACCGTGGGGCCGGTCACCCGCCATGACGTCATCGAGGCGGGAACGATCAAAGACCCCCTCTACAGCGCGCTCATCGCCTTCAACACCCCCGTCCTGCCGGACGCAGTCGACGCCCTTGCGGATTCGGCGATGTCCCACGTCAGCATATTCGAGGGCGGGGTCATCTACCAGCTCATCGACGACTACGTCGAGTGGAGCGACGAGAAGAAGCAGGAGTTCGAACGGCAGAAGTTCGAGAAGGTGATCATGCCCGCCAAGATCCGGATCCTCCCGAACTGCGTCTTCCGGCAGAGCAACCCGGCGGTGGTCGGTGTTCGGATCCTCGGCGGGAAACTCCAGAGCGGGGTCGATCTCGCCCTCCCGAACGGCAAAAAGGTCGGTCGCATCAAGCAGATCCAGGCGAAGAACGAGTCGGTTCAGGAGGCCGAGGCGGGCAAGGAGGTGGCGATCTCGATCGAAGGGCCGACGGTCGGCCGCCAGATCAACGTCGACGACGACCTCTACGTGGATATCCCGGAGCGGCACGTGAAGGTGATCGAGCGGGAGATGTTCGATCACTTAAGCCCGAGTCTGCGCGAGACCCTGGAGGAGTTCACCACCCTTAAGCGCCGGGAAGACCCCTTCTGGGGGAAGTGACCCGTTCGGGGAACGTGCGGGTCTCTCCCGCTCGCCCCCCTCCAACCCTG
This window contains:
- a CDS encoding type II toxin-antitoxin system HicA family toxin, giving the protein MNRREIYEHLKHNPKNVRFEDLCRAAETFGFHRKGGKGSHIVYMRDGIPEILNFQNVKGKAKPYQVRQLLKIIEHYTLLEGEDAA
- the infB gene encoding translation initiation factor IF-2 encodes the protein MAKESTIRTPIVCVMGHVDHGKTSLLDRIRGSSVVSTEEGAITQHIGATLVPIDAVTRMGGALSKISVNVPGLLFIDTPGHHAFTTLRARGGALADMAIVVVDINEGFRPQTIEALQILRNYKTPFVIAANKVDRIHGWRVQENQPFLKTFAQQNERVQGMVETKVYELVGKLSDLGFNSERFDRVSDFARNICIVPTSAITGEGLPDILMVLIGLAQRYMTESLKVSAEGPGAGTVLEVKEERGLGMTLDLILYDGTLKVGDEIVVAGNDQIIETKVRSLLKPRPMSEILIEERFERVKSITAAAGIKVAAPKLDGVIAGSPLRVVRGGNRDEVIERVRHEVQDIEVNLSDVGVIIRADTIGALEALSKELESHQIQVMRATVGPVTRHDVIEAGTIKDPLYSALIAFNTPVLPDAVDALADSAMSHVSIFEGGVIYQLIDDYVEWSDEKKQEFERQKFEKVIMPAKIRILPNCVFRQSNPAVVGVRILGGKLQSGVDLALPNGKKVGRIKQIQAKNESVQEAEAGKEVAISIEGPTVGRQINVDDDLYVDIPERHVKVIEREMFDHLSPSLRETLEEFTTLKRREDPFWGK